One window from the genome of Thalassospira xiamenensis M-5 = DSM 17429 encodes:
- a CDS encoding cytochrome D1 domain-containing protein, which produces MIPIVKPVLARICLGTVLVSGLISTTNAFGQTALSSAQIADANALYATHCAACHNGDRLGGMGPALLPESLEKLRGNGISDVIRDGRVATQMPAFGETLAKTEITLLADWLRQPMDRSPEWGMSEILQSHNVFADPVELPDKPKFKSDPLNLFTIVEAGDHHVTILDGDTFEPLDRFPTRFALHGGAKYSPDGRFVYLASRDGWVQMYDLYSLQTVAEIRVGLNTRNVAVSDDGRYVMAGNMLPHNLVLLDARDLTPIREFAVIGDDGKSSRVSAVYTAPPRHSFIVALKDLPEVWEISYADDPRPVYPGFVHNYEANMVEALDVQNGPFPVRRIHLDDGLDDFFFDQDYRHLIGAARNGRDGQVINLNVGRKVADIALEGMPHLGSGITFNYQGHSVLATPHLKDSKISVIDMESWQTIKTIETKGPGFFTRSHDNTPYAWVDVFFGPDKDVVHIIDKRTLEIVKTLRPEPGKVAAHVEFDRSGKHALLSIWDDDGAIIVYDAQTFEEIKRIPMKKPVGKYNVFNKITYSAGTSH; this is translated from the coding sequence ATGATCCCCATCGTTAAGCCTGTTCTAGCCAGGATTTGCCTTGGAACGGTATTGGTATCCGGTTTGATCAGCACAACGAACGCGTTTGGCCAAACCGCACTCTCTTCCGCGCAGATTGCCGATGCCAATGCGTTATATGCAACGCATTGTGCTGCCTGTCACAATGGTGACCGGTTGGGCGGCATGGGCCCGGCACTTTTGCCCGAAAGCCTTGAAAAATTGCGGGGCAATGGCATTTCGGATGTCATCCGCGATGGCCGCGTAGCGACACAAATGCCGGCTTTTGGCGAAACTCTTGCAAAGACGGAAATCACGCTTCTGGCAGACTGGCTGCGGCAACCGATGGACAGGTCGCCTGAATGGGGTATGTCTGAAATCTTACAAAGTCACAACGTCTTTGCCGATCCTGTCGAACTACCCGACAAACCGAAATTCAAAAGTGATCCTCTAAACCTGTTCACAATTGTCGAGGCGGGCGATCATCACGTCACGATCCTTGATGGTGACACGTTCGAACCCCTTGATCGTTTTCCGACCCGCTTTGCCTTGCATGGCGGGGCAAAATATTCACCGGACGGTCGGTTTGTCTATCTGGCGTCGCGTGATGGATGGGTCCAGATGTATGACCTTTATTCCCTGCAAACCGTTGCTGAAATCCGGGTCGGCCTGAATACGCGAAATGTGGCGGTATCCGATGACGGCCGATATGTGATGGCGGGCAACATGCTGCCGCACAATCTGGTTCTGCTGGATGCACGGGATCTGACACCAATACGCGAGTTCGCCGTTATCGGTGATGATGGCAAATCATCGCGTGTTTCGGCGGTCTATACCGCCCCTCCGCGCCATAGCTTTATCGTCGCCCTGAAAGACCTGCCCGAAGTTTGGGAAATTTCCTATGCCGATGATCCACGTCCGGTCTATCCCGGTTTCGTTCATAACTACGAAGCCAATATGGTCGAAGCACTGGACGTTCAGAACGGCCCTTTTCCGGTAAGGCGTATTCATCTTGATGATGGTCTGGATGATTTCTTTTTCGATCAGGATTATCGCCACCTGATCGGGGCGGCGCGCAATGGCCGCGATGGGCAGGTAATCAATCTGAATGTCGGCCGAAAGGTGGCCGACATTGCCTTGGAAGGTATGCCCCATCTTGGTTCGGGCATCACCTTTAACTATCAGGGCCATTCGGTGCTGGCGACACCGCACCTGAAAGATTCCAAAATCAGTGTGATCGACATGGAAAGCTGGCAGACCATCAAAACCATCGAAACAAAAGGCCCCGGTTTTTTCACGCGCAGCCATGACAACACGCCTTATGCCTGGGTCGATGTATTCTTTGGCCCGGACAAGGATGTTGTCCATATCATCGATAAACGCACCCTCGAAATCGTCAAAACGCTCCGCCCCGAACCCGGCAAGGTCGCGGCCCATGTCGAATTTGACCGCAGCGGCAAACACGCGCTGCTGTCGATCTGGGACGATGACGGTGCAATCATCGTTTACGATGCCCAAACATTCGAGGAAATCAAACGCATCCCGATGAAAAAGCCGGTTGGGAAATATAATGTTTTCAACAAAATCACCTATTCCGCCGGCACCAGTCACTAA
- a CDS encoding cytochrome c oxidase subunit 3 family protein — MAQHDSSTANESDQHSVSVTSSAGADAWGGLEALPGHPLMWVLILSELVVFGAFLLTFSAARIGDPSGFAADQLRLDRVMGGLNTVVLLTSGLFAVFAVHAIRQNAVLRCRGWMAATAILGIVFLIIKLLEYSSKIDAGIGLESSTFFTLYYLITGFHALHVVMGLGLLGIVSIWPNLTNIETGAAFWHMIDMVWVLVFPVIYLLR, encoded by the coding sequence ATGGCACAACATGATAGCTCGACCGCGAATGAAAGTGATCAGCACAGTGTATCGGTAACTTCTTCTGCCGGGGCTGATGCCTGGGGCGGGCTTGAAGCCTTGCCCGGGCATCCGTTGATGTGGGTCCTGATCCTGTCGGAGTTGGTTGTTTTCGGGGCTTTTCTGCTGACATTTTCCGCGGCAAGAATTGGCGACCCGTCTGGGTTTGCGGCGGATCAACTGCGTCTTGATCGTGTTATGGGCGGGCTTAATACGGTTGTTTTACTGACAAGCGGTCTGTTCGCGGTGTTCGCCGTTCATGCCATACGCCAAAATGCTGTTTTGCGGTGTCGGGGCTGGATGGCGGCAACTGCAATTCTGGGCATCGTTTTCCTGATCATAAAACTGCTGGAATATAGCAGTAAAATCGATGCCGGGATCGGTTTGGAAAGCAGTACGTTCTTCACGCTTTACTATCTCATCACCGGTTTTCATGCGCTGCATGTGGTGATGGGGCTTGGTCTTTTGGGGATTGTTTCCATTTGGCCCAATTTAACCAACATCGAAACCGGTGCCGCCTTCTGGCATATGATCGATATGGTTTGGGTGCTGGTCTTTCCTGTGATCTATCTGTTGCGATGA
- a CDS encoding nitric oxide reductase activation protein NorD, whose protein sequence is MMSFDFLEFEEQVGMIWHRIASRNQESYRDHVEHAITFAELRGHLPVIFRTLGGDPALEFAQIDKRVSGHRLRWRQRIGLVDEQITMAEMNEASVKLPASISLFPSRDLNRDFYIWLMAWFAVSVPQAISLDVAQSPLLVDIMRLSRARQTDQDVCRHFPGIIGLRQRLYDAFLVLRPVRPLPRVEQQVEECVLRILMGVGQQDENDLWPVVNAVGTGVDIAAMVSVAGLQSHRYSPFLPVPLWGEAMCSGTAGRVANTDTDEDGNSSDGSQERKKRARRRKNDQAGRNDPLALNRFEKILSIAEMVNVNRPMDDEDEQDAKKAADELDEMEISDCKRKAATKLRFDLDLPPREADEGRVIGEWTYPEWDYRHQSYRPDFCKVVMQSGDEKVSECDVWHPGETERRQIRQVRRQFEAFRPRHEILRAQSDGSELDLEALVRARCDQKGSGELSDRLYLNTVRRARDLSVAVLVDVSLSTDAWIQDQRVLDVEKQALSVLAGGLDACGDEFGIFSFTSRRRDWVRINAIKIFDEEWSRSTQDRIQKLRPGYYTRLGAAIRHVGKLLGDRPHQHRLMLVITDGKPNDIDHYEGRYGIEDSRRAVRECRKAGLGLFGVTVDQRAQDYFPYIFGAGGHAIVSKLENLPAALPRIYRQLVS, encoded by the coding sequence ATGATGAGTTTCGATTTTCTGGAATTCGAAGAACAGGTCGGCATGATCTGGCACCGGATTGCATCACGCAATCAGGAAAGCTATCGCGATCATGTTGAACACGCGATCACGTTTGCTGAATTGCGCGGTCATTTGCCGGTGATTTTTCGCACCCTTGGTGGCGACCCGGCGTTGGAATTTGCCCAGATTGATAAACGGGTTTCGGGGCATCGGCTACGCTGGCGGCAACGGATTGGTCTGGTGGATGAACAGATCACGATGGCCGAAATGAACGAGGCATCGGTAAAGCTGCCCGCGTCCATTTCACTGTTTCCGTCCCGTGATCTTAACCGTGATTTTTATATCTGGCTGATGGCATGGTTCGCGGTTTCGGTACCACAAGCCATTTCGCTGGACGTTGCGCAAAGCCCCTTATTGGTCGATATCATGCGACTTTCCCGGGCACGGCAAACCGATCAAGATGTATGTCGCCATTTCCCCGGCATCATCGGTTTGCGTCAACGCCTGTATGACGCGTTTCTTGTGTTGCGGCCGGTGCGTCCTTTGCCCCGTGTCGAACAACAGGTTGAAGAATGCGTTCTGCGGATTCTTATGGGTGTAGGGCAACAGGATGAAAATGATTTGTGGCCCGTTGTTAACGCCGTCGGCACAGGTGTTGATATTGCTGCGATGGTCAGTGTTGCGGGTTTGCAATCGCATCGTTATTCGCCATTCCTTCCCGTTCCACTTTGGGGGGAAGCCATGTGTTCCGGAACGGCTGGTCGTGTTGCCAATACCGACACGGACGAGGATGGAAATTCGTCAGACGGCAGTCAGGAACGTAAAAAACGCGCTCGTCGACGCAAGAATGATCAGGCTGGTCGCAATGATCCCCTCGCATTAAACCGGTTTGAAAAAATCCTTTCGATAGCCGAGATGGTCAATGTCAATCGGCCGATGGATGACGAGGACGAGCAGGATGCAAAGAAAGCGGCTGACGAGCTTGACGAAATGGAAATTTCCGACTGCAAACGCAAAGCGGCAACCAAATTGCGTTTCGATCTGGATCTGCCGCCACGCGAAGCTGATGAAGGACGCGTGATTGGTGAATGGACCTATCCGGAATGGGATTACCGTCATCAATCGTATCGCCCGGATTTCTGCAAAGTCGTCATGCAATCCGGTGATGAAAAAGTCAGTGAGTGTGATGTCTGGCATCCGGGTGAAACCGAACGGCGACAAATCCGCCAGGTTCGCCGCCAATTCGAAGCGTTTCGGCCGCGCCATGAAATTCTGCGCGCGCAAAGTGATGGAAGCGAGCTTGATCTCGAAGCATTGGTGCGCGCCCGCTGTGACCAGAAAGGCAGTGGAGAACTCAGCGACAGGCTTTATCTGAACACGGTTCGACGGGCACGCGATTTGTCGGTTGCGGTACTGGTCGATGTATCATTGTCGACCGATGCCTGGATACAGGATCAACGGGTTCTCGATGTTGAAAAGCAGGCGCTTTCGGTGCTGGCTGGTGGGCTGGATGCATGTGGGGACGAGTTTGGTATCTTCAGCTTTACATCACGTCGTCGGGATTGGGTGCGTATTAATGCGATCAAGATCTTCGACGAGGAATGGTCACGTTCTACGCAGGACCGGATACAGAAGCTCCGTCCAGGGTATTACACGCGGTTGGGGGCTGCCATCCGCCATGTTGGAAAGCTGTTGGGGGATCGACCGCACCAACACCGGTTGATGCTGGTAATCACGGATGGCAAGCCAAATGATATCGACCATTACGAAGGTCGCTACGGCATAGAGGATAGCCGCCGTGCGGTACGTGAATGCCGAAAGGCAGGGCTTGGCCTTTTCGGTGTAACGGTCGATCAAAGGGCACAGGATTACTTCCCCTATATCTTTGGGGCAGGCGGGCACGCAATTGTCAGCAAGCTGGAAAACCTTCCGGCGGCCTTACCACGTATCTATCGCCAGCTTGTATCTTGA
- a CDS encoding CbbQ/NirQ/NorQ/GpvN family protein: protein MQTALKDVLAQQDVPYYQSTGNEQQLFETAWQQHLPLLLKGPTGCGKTRFVSHMAAKLGVPLYTVSCHDDLTAADLTGRYLIKGGETVWVDGPLTRAVRHGGICYLDEVVEARKDVTVVLHPLTDDRRLLPLDRTGEMLEAPANFMLVVSYNPGYQNLLKQLKPSTRQRFLAVEFDFPDAETEKAVIMRETGIDVERAALLVRIAGNIRKLTGIDLEEAVSTRLLVYGATLLMANVAFDDAINAAIIEPLSDDADIKAGLREAIGIIRG from the coding sequence ATGCAGACCGCTCTTAAAGACGTACTCGCCCAGCAAGACGTTCCTTATTATCAGTCTACCGGCAACGAACAGCAGCTGTTTGAAACAGCCTGGCAGCAGCATCTGCCCTTGTTGTTAAAGGGACCGACCGGTTGCGGGAAAACACGTTTTGTATCCCATATGGCTGCAAAGCTGGGCGTTCCGCTTTATACCGTTTCCTGCCATGACGATTTGACCGCTGCGGATCTGACGGGGCGCTATCTGATCAAGGGCGGGGAAACGGTTTGGGTGGATGGTCCGTTGACACGTGCGGTCCGGCACGGTGGTATCTGCTATCTTGATGAGGTGGTGGAGGCGCGCAAGGACGTGACGGTGGTCCTTCATCCGTTGACGGATGATCGGCGTCTGTTGCCGCTAGACCGGACGGGCGAGATGCTTGAAGCTCCTGCCAATTTCATGCTGGTGGTGTCCTATAACCCCGGTTACCAGAACCTTCTGAAGCAGCTTAAACCATCGACCCGACAGCGTTTTCTGGCCGTCGAGTTCGATTTCCCGGACGCGGAAACCGAAAAAGCGGTCATCATGCGTGAAACCGGGATCGATGTTGAACGGGCAGCCCTTCTGGTGCGCATTGCGGGCAATATTCGCAAGCTTACCGGTATTGATCTTGAAGAAGCTGTTTCAACCCGGTTGCTGGTCTATGGCGCGACGCTTCTGATGGCCAATGTAGCATTTGATGACGCCATCAATGCGGCCATCATCGAACCACTGTCGGATGATGCGGATATCAAGGCGGGCCTTCGCGAGGCCATCGGGATTATCCGGGGCTGA
- a CDS encoding cbb3-type cytochrome c oxidase subunit I, whose protein sequence is MKYQSQKVALYYIYGALTLFAAQILFGVVAGTVYVFPNVLSELLPFNVIRMIHTNALIVWLLMGYFGAAYYLLPEECETELHSPKLAIIQFWLFMVATAAAVVGYILGYHEGREFLEQPLPIKVGIVVVALMFLYNTTLTLLKGRKTAVSNVLMVALWFVALLFLFAFYNPSNLAVDKMYWWYVVHLWVEGVWELIMASILAFLMIKMTGVDREVVEKWLYVMVSLSLFTGILGTGHHYYWIGTPGYWQWIGNVFSTLEVVPFFAMVVFCFYMVWKGGRDHPNKAALLWSLGCSVMAFFGAGVWGFMHTLSSINYYTHGTQITAAHGHLAFYGAYVMLNLAIFTYALPYLRGREPYNQQLNMWGFWITTSAMAFMTFTLTFAGVVQTHLQRVLGMNYMEVQDQVALFYWMRLGSGVVVLIGVTMIIWSLVVAPRDASVTAGARQPAE, encoded by the coding sequence ATGAAATATCAATCGCAAAAGGTTGCGCTGTATTACATATACGGCGCGCTGACATTGTTCGCAGCCCAGATTCTGTTCGGCGTGGTGGCGGGCACTGTCTATGTTTTTCCAAACGTCTTGTCCGAACTATTGCCGTTCAACGTCATTCGCATGATCCACACCAATGCCCTGATCGTCTGGTTGTTGATGGGGTATTTCGGAGCTGCTTACTATTTGCTGCCCGAAGAATGCGAAACCGAACTGCACAGCCCGAAACTGGCGATTATCCAGTTCTGGCTGTTCATGGTGGCAACCGCTGCTGCAGTTGTCGGATACATCCTTGGCTATCACGAAGGGCGTGAATTCCTTGAACAGCCATTGCCGATCAAGGTCGGTATCGTCGTGGTGGCGCTGATGTTCCTTTACAACACCACGCTGACACTGCTTAAGGGGCGGAAAACCGCAGTATCAAACGTACTGATGGTTGCCCTTTGGTTCGTCGCGTTGCTGTTCCTGTTTGCGTTCTATAATCCGTCCAACCTTGCGGTGGACAAGATGTACTGGTGGTATGTCGTGCATCTTTGGGTTGAAGGCGTATGGGAACTGATCATGGCGTCGATCCTGGCGTTTCTGATGATCAAAATGACGGGTGTTGATCGCGAAGTCGTTGAAAAATGGCTTTATGTCATGGTTTCACTTTCGCTGTTTACCGGCATTCTGGGTACCGGCCATCACTATTACTGGATCGGAACCCCGGGATATTGGCAGTGGATCGGCAATGTGTTTTCCACGCTTGAGGTCGTCCCGTTCTTTGCCATGGTTGTTTTCTGCTTCTACATGGTTTGGAAAGGCGGCCGGGATCATCCGAACAAGGCGGCTTTGCTTTGGTCGCTGGGCTGTTCGGTCATGGCGTTCTTTGGCGCTGGCGTATGGGGATTCATGCATACCCTGTCGTCGATCAATTACTACACCCACGGGACTCAGATTACCGCAGCACATGGACATCTGGCTTTCTACGGGGCCTATGTGATGCTTAATCTGGCAATCTTTACCTATGCGCTGCCTTATCTTCGCGGGCGTGAACCTTATAACCAGCAGCTCAATATGTGGGGCTTCTGGATCACGACCAGTGCGATGGCCTTCATGACCTTTACCCTGACATTTGCGGGTGTCGTACAGACCCATCTGCAACGTGTTCTGGGAATGAATTACATGGAAGTCCAGGACCAGGTTGCCCTGTTCTACTGGATGCGCTTGGGATCGGGTGTTGTCGTGCTGATCGGTGTCACCATGATTATCTGGTCACTGGTGGTGGCACCGCGTGATGCAAGCGTAACAGCCGGGGCACGTCAGCCTGCCGAATGA
- a CDS encoding c-type cytochrome: MSERLTKSAARNIFYGGTIFFLVIFIGLTLHSHNYIVNESSNQDQLTPSVVAGKHVWERNSCINCHTLLGEGAYFAPELGNVWVRYGGEDDPEGARDMLKAWMAAQPTGIEGRRQMPQFNLTDQELDELVDFLKWTSEIDTQNWPPNEAG, translated from the coding sequence ATGTCGGAACGACTGACAAAATCTGCCGCCCGAAACATCTTCTACGGCGGAACGATCTTCTTTCTGGTCATCTTTATCGGACTGACCTTGCACAGTCACAACTATATCGTCAACGAGTCCAGCAATCAGGATCAGCTGACGCCATCGGTTGTCGCGGGCAAGCATGTCTGGGAACGCAATTCATGCATCAACTGTCATACGCTTTTGGGCGAGGGTGCCTATTTCGCACCTGAACTTGGCAATGTCTGGGTGCGGTATGGCGGTGAAGATGATCCGGAAGGTGCGCGCGATATGCTTAAGGCATGGATGGCCGCACAGCCCACAGGCATCGAAGGCCGCCGCCAGATGCCGCAATTCAACCTTACAGATCAGGAGCTCGATGAGCTTGTCGACTTCCTGAAATGGACCAGTGAAATCGACACCCAGAACTGGCCGCCGAACGAGGCGGGATAA
- a CDS encoding DUF542 domain-containing protein, whose product MQSDFTHDQEPANSANLVHRKIGDLVASFPGATLVLRRHKIGFCCSSNKSLDEVAGAKGLDAGLIARELCDLPKGPLTLPDPNDIDGFIDFILDRYHQTHRDELAELILLARKVEAVHGDHPDAPAGLADALFEMTEKLDSHMAKEEMVLFPAMREMQRNSASTIPLIMPIHCMREEHDEHAEAIHKLQKLTNNFTLPDGVCGSWRALYSGTAKLVEDLVAHIHLENEILFPRFE is encoded by the coding sequence ATGCAATCCGATTTCACACATGATCAGGAGCCTGCCAATTCAGCAAATCTGGTCCATCGCAAGATCGGCGATCTGGTCGCAAGCTTTCCGGGGGCAACCCTGGTTTTGCGACGCCATAAAATCGGATTTTGCTGTTCAAGCAACAAGTCGCTGGACGAGGTCGCCGGTGCGAAAGGATTGGATGCCGGTCTGATTGCCCGTGAATTGTGCGATTTGCCCAAGGGGCCACTGACCTTGCCGGATCCAAATGATATCGATGGCTTCATCGATTTTATTCTGGATCGGTATCATCAGACCCATCGTGATGAACTGGCCGAACTCATCCTGCTTGCCCGGAAGGTCGAGGCCGTTCACGGAGATCATCCGGACGCCCCGGCGGGATTGGCCGACGCGCTGTTTGAAATGACGGAGAAGCTTGATTCCCATATGGCGAAAGAGGAAATGGTTCTGTTTCCGGCGATGCGCGAAATGCAACGCAACAGTGCCAGCACAATCCCCCTGATCATGCCGATCCATTGCATGCGCGAAGAACATGACGAGCATGCCGAAGCCATCCATAAACTGCAAAAGCTGACCAACAATTTCACGTTGCCCGACGGTGTCTGTGGTTCATGGCGGGCGCTTTATTCCGGCACGGCCAAGCTGGTCGAAGACCTGGTGGCGCATATCCATCTTGAGAATGAAATACTGTTTCCGCGTTTTGAATAG
- the ubiT gene encoding ubiquinone anaerobic biosynthesis accessory factor UbiT, which yields MSIKRPSFTPFLLMNPIVRNGPAFALERLCQHAMATMYRRHKPVFERVTERETFALLVCPTDLDLDLFLALDPKAPVLRPAHEGDDNIIAARIIGPLPVLLELLEGKSDGDALFFSRALRIEGRTDLVVALRNALDGEEIDLRSAVIESFGALGPVASLALRAAEAAYRQMQSDMDRVADTLMSPIEKRLGGLDRRLGEHAENISGLQKSVKRRTPRTAQTALAGDDFALPDPS from the coding sequence GTGTCAATCAAACGCCCGTCATTTACACCCTTTCTGCTGATGAACCCCATCGTTCGAAATGGTCCGGCATTCGCGCTGGAACGTCTGTGCCAGCACGCCATGGCAACCATGTATCGTCGACACAAACCCGTTTTCGAACGGGTCACCGAACGCGAAACATTTGCCCTGCTCGTATGCCCGACCGATCTTGATCTCGACCTTTTCCTTGCCCTTGATCCCAAGGCCCCCGTCCTGCGCCCGGCCCATGAGGGGGATGACAATATCATCGCGGCACGGATCATCGGCCCGCTTCCGGTCCTTCTGGAACTGCTCGAAGGAAAATCCGACGGGGACGCGCTGTTTTTCTCGCGCGCATTACGAATAGAGGGCCGGACCGACCTTGTCGTTGCCCTTCGCAATGCTCTGGACGGCGAAGAAATAGACTTGCGTTCGGCCGTCATTGAAAGCTTCGGCGCGTTGGGTCCTGTGGCAAGTCTGGCACTTCGCGCCGCCGAAGCGGCATATCGCCAGATGCAATCGGACATGGACCGCGTTGCCGACACCCTGATGTCCCCGATTGAAAAACGTCTGGGCGGACTTGACCGGCGTCTTGGCGAACATGCGGAAAACATTTCAGGGCTTCAGAAATCAGTAAAACGTCGCACGCCGCGCACCGCTCAGACCGCGCTGGCAGGTGATGATTTCGCCCTGCCCGATCCTTCATAA
- the ubiU gene encoding ubiquinone anaerobic biosynthesis protein UbiU, with protein MELVCPAGTPASLRAAVEAGADVVYCGFRDATNARNFPGLNFSRPELAEAVTFAHRHGVHVYLACNTYPQAGSEDIWHKAVDDAVAIGVDAVILADIGLLRYARDKHPDARLHLSVQASASNEEAIRFYHREFGVRRVVLPRVLSLEEIRMLNRRISVETEVFAFGGMCVMAEGRCSLSSYATGESPNMNGVCSPAAHVHYEERGDSTVSRLGNFAINVYGNDEKVGYPTLCKGRFRAMDKAGYLFEEPTSLDVTAILPELADAGVTALKIEGRQRGKAYITQVVGAFRASLDRIANGQTGTRSNLAALSEGQADTTGAYRRSWQ; from the coding sequence ATGGAACTAGTTTGCCCGGCAGGAACCCCCGCCAGTCTGCGTGCCGCCGTCGAGGCCGGTGCGGATGTTGTATATTGCGGTTTCCGCGATGCGACCAATGCCCGCAACTTTCCGGGGTTGAATTTTTCCCGACCCGAACTGGCCGAGGCCGTTACATTCGCACATAGACATGGCGTGCATGTCTATCTGGCCTGCAACACCTATCCGCAGGCCGGTTCCGAAGATATCTGGCATAAGGCCGTCGATGATGCGGTTGCAATCGGTGTTGATGCCGTCATTCTGGCCGATATCGGTTTGCTGCGCTATGCCCGCGATAAACATCCCGATGCACGCCTGCATCTGTCGGTACAGGCATCCGCCTCGAACGAGGAAGCCATTCGTTTTTACCACCGCGAGTTTGGCGTGCGCCGTGTGGTTCTGCCGCGTGTCCTGTCGCTCGAAGAAATCCGGATGTTAAACCGGCGCATTTCAGTGGAAACCGAAGTTTTCGCCTTTGGCGGCATGTGTGTCATGGCCGAAGGCCGTTGTTCGCTATCTTCCTATGCCACAGGGGAAAGCCCCAACATGAATGGCGTTTGTTCACCAGCAGCCCACGTCCATTACGAGGAACGCGGCGACAGCACCGTTTCCCGCCTTGGCAATTTTGCAATCAATGTTTACGGCAACGATGAAAAGGTCGGATATCCGACCCTTTGCAAAGGCCGGTTTCGCGCCATGGACAAGGCCGGTTACCTGTTCGAAGAACCCACCAGCCTTGACGTTACCGCAATCCTGCCCGAACTCGCCGATGCCGGTGTAACCGCCCTTAAGATAGAAGGACGCCAACGCGGCAAGGCTTATATCACGCAGGTTGTCGGCGCATTCCGCGCGTCCCTTGATCGCATTGCCAATGGGCAAACCGGTACGCGCAGTAATCTGGCTGCCCTTAGCGAAGGTCAGGCAGATACAACAGGTGCCTATCGGAGAAGCTGGCAATGA
- the ubiV gene encoding ubiquinone anaerobic biosynthesis protein UbiV, with protein sequence MTKSRLVMGPILFHWDENRKKDFYARIADEIDVDTVHVGEVVCAKRMPFFDKHLPDIIERLQNAGKEVVFSTLALVMNEREIAQLREIAEMPNLLIEANDISSIGLLSGRPHVVGPYINTYNESTLDYLISRGAHRASLPWELPMSSIEALCNARKTAEIEVQIFGRVPLAISARCYSARAHGLHKDGCRYVCGEALDGMDVETLDHTPFLAVNGLQTLSSHYLELSTAIDDLKDAGVNAFRISPHTLDMVRVANLYRRLIDGETSSDEVRQSLLEMQNDLAFADGFLHSLPGADLRETLGSRAE encoded by the coding sequence ATGACAAAATCAAGACTGGTCATGGGGCCTATTTTGTTTCACTGGGACGAAAACCGTAAAAAGGATTTCTATGCCCGCATTGCCGATGAAATCGATGTTGATACAGTCCATGTTGGTGAAGTCGTCTGTGCCAAACGCATGCCGTTCTTTGACAAACATCTGCCCGACATCATCGAACGGCTTCAGAATGCCGGAAAGGAAGTCGTCTTCTCGACACTGGCCCTCGTGATGAATGAACGCGAGATCGCCCAGCTGCGTGAAATTGCCGAAATGCCGAACCTTCTGATCGAAGCCAACGACATATCTTCCATCGGCCTGCTTTCCGGCCGCCCGCATGTCGTCGGGCCGTACATCAATACATATAACGAAAGCACCTTGGACTACCTGATTTCCAGAGGTGCACACCGCGCATCGCTTCCCTGGGAATTGCCGATGTCATCGATTGAAGCCCTTTGCAACGCGCGTAAAACGGCCGAGATCGAAGTCCAGATATTCGGTCGTGTCCCGCTTGCCATATCAGCCCGGTGCTACTCTGCACGCGCACATGGCTTGCACAAGGATGGCTGCCGATATGTCTGTGGCGAGGCCCTTGATGGCATGGATGTCGAAACGCTGGATCACACACCGTTTCTTGCCGTCAATGGTCTGCAAACCCTGTCCAGTCACTATCTGGAATTATCAACCGCTATTGATGATCTGAAAGATGCCGGTGTTAACGCCTTCCGGATTTCACCGCACACTCTTGATATGGTGCGTGTTGCCAATCTCTACCGTCGTCTGATTGACGGTGAAACCTCGTCTGACGAGGTCAGGCAATCGTTGCTGGAAATGCAAAACGATCTGGCTTTCGCCGATGGCTTCCTGCACAGCCTTCCGGGTGCAGATCTCCGGGAAACGCTTGGTTCCCGGGCAGAATAG